Proteins encoded within one genomic window of Rutidosis leptorrhynchoides isolate AG116_Rl617_1_P2 unplaced genomic scaffold, CSIRO_AGI_Rlap_v1 contig465, whole genome shotgun sequence:
- the LOC139883877 gene encoding cytosolic sulfotransferase 10-like, translating into MASETQNPQLESFFQVLKLANYQGFWYMPAQVENIKKFQTQYEAFDDDVLLASPLKTGTAWCKALIASIMNPGEDILPQKMIHGHVPNLENAVYGAKPVQQEPYPLEKAFEGFCEGVLPYGPFFEHILEYWNESIKFPQKILFLKFEDLKNDPKTQVKKLASFLGKSIDDEEIDAILYRCSFKRLKDLEVNQNGGGEWANGIVVPFSSFFRKGDVGDWKNHFTTEMGERLEQIAKDKLKGTGLNLTCEALKLRTTCSGVWSSHIICGDSNGRLGADGDTLAAVSLVVDIAEKKFWLFDVSL; encoded by the exons ATGGCCTCCGAGACCCAAAATCCTCAACTTGAATCCTTTTTCCAAGTTCTTAAACTTGCAAACTACCAAGGTTTTTGGTACATGCCAGCTCAAGTTGAAAACATTAAAAAATTTCAAACACAATATGAAGCTTTCGATGATGATGTTCTCTTAGCTTCTCCTCTCAAAACTGGCACAGCTTGGTGCAAGGCCCTTATTGCAAGCATCATGAACCCTGGCGAAGATATCTTGCCACAAAAAATGATTCATGGACATGTTCCAAATCTAGAAAATGCGGTTTATGGTGCAAAA CCAGTACAACAAGAGCCTTACCCTTTGGAGAAAGCATTTGAGGGCTTTTGTGAGGGGGTTCTTCCTTACGGACCCTTCTTCGAACACATTTTGGAGTATTGGAATGAGAGCATAAAATTCCCACAAAAGATCCTCTTCTTGAAGTTTGAAGATTTGAAGAACGATCCAAAAACTCAAGTGAAGAAGTTGGCTTCATTTTTGGGGAAATCTATAGATGATGAAGAGATTGATGCCATTTTGTATAGGTGTAGCTTTAAGAGACTTAAAGACTTAGAAGTGAACCAAAATGGTGGTGGAGAGTGGGCTAATGGCATTGTCGTGCCTTTCAGTTCGTTCTTTAGGAAAGGAGATGTTGGAGATTGGAAGAATCATTTCACAACTGAAATGGGAGAGCGTCTCGAGCAAATTGCAAAAGATAAATTGAAGGGCACTGGGTTGAACTTGACATGTGAGGCTTTAAAATTG AGAACCACATGTAGCGGGGTTTGGAGTAGTCACATAATCTGTGGTGATAGTAACGGGAGG CTGGGGGCTGATGGTGATACATTGGCGGCAGTATCACTAGTAGTAGACATAGCGGAAAAAAAGTTTTGGCTTTTCGACGTTAGTCTATAG